The Pseudomonas sp. FP198 genomic interval CCACGGATGCCCTCGCGATTACCGTCGCCGGTATGGGAGAAATTGCTTCCCTTGATGCTGATGCTCGCCCCCATCAGCAGGCCGACGATATGCCCGCTGCGGCCTTTGAGGTACTCCAGCACCGTGGGGTTTTTCTTCTGGGGCATGATGCTCGACGTCGCGGCCACGCTGTCGGGAAAGTCGATCAGGCTGAATTCGTGAGTGCTCCAGACGAAATAATCCTGGGCCACGCGGCTCCAGAACACCGCCAACAGGCTCAGGTGCGACAGGCTTTCGAGAATGAAATCCCTGGAGCCGACCGCGTCCAGGGCGTTGTCCAGATAGCCGTCGAAACCCAGCAGTTCGGCCGTGCGCCCCCGGTCGATGTTGAATGGCGTCCCGGCAAAGGCCGCCGCGCCCAGCGGACTCTGGTTCATCGATTCCAGGGTCTGGGTCAGGCGCTTGCAATCGCGCGCCAACGCCTGTTCCACCGCCGACAGGTAATAGCCATAGGTGATCGGCTGCGCCGGTTGCAGATGGGTATAACCCGGCATCACCACATCGGCGAACACTTCGGCGTTGTTGACAGCTGTCTGGCGGACTACCAGTAATGCCTCGACCAGGTCCATCAGCACCTCACGGCAGCGCAGCCGGTCGAGCGTGGCGAGGATGTCGTTGCGGCTGCGCCCGGTGTGCAGGCGCCCGCCAATGTCGGTGCCAATTTGCCCGATCAGGTGGGCCTCGTAGTTGAAGTAGGCATCCTCACGGGACGGATCGAGGGCCACCTCGCCAGGCCCGGCCTTCTCCATTTCGAGCACGCCCCTGGCCAACACGGCGGCGTGCTCATCCTTGATCAGGCCTTGCTCGGCAAGCATCACGATGTGGGCCTTGTTGATATTGCCCAACAGCTCGAAACCCTCGGCGAAGCCCTGCAGGCGCGGCCGATAGATGTACTCGTTGACTTCCGGCGCGGTGGCTTCCTTCAGACGCCGGCTGACTTTGGATGCTTGCATGTTGAAACCTCTTCAGGAGTGGCACGCGTCACTGGGCGACCCAGCCGACGTTCGAGATAACGGCTGAGCCAGCTCAGCAGGGAACAGATGACGAAATACACCAGCAACACCAGGCCGTAGACCGTGAACGCAGGGCTCACGCCGGTCATGACGGTGTCCCGTTCGATGATGATCTGGCCGACCTTGAGGAACTCGCCGACACCCACCAGCGCCCCCAGGGACGTGGCCTGTACCAGCATGGTCAGCAGGCCGGTGTACGCCGGAAGGATGGCGCGCATCGACTGTGGCGCGATCACGTAGAGATAGATTTGCCAAGGCCGCAGGCCCAGTGCCCAGGCGCTTTTCCATTGGTGGCGCGCCACCGACTCCAGGCCACCGCGCACGATCTCGATGCCGTTGGCACTGCCCCAGAGAGTCAGGCCGGTGGTCACCGCCACGAACGGGCTCAAATCCAGGCCCAGCATCGGCGCGCCGAAAAAGATGAAGAACACGTTGACGATCAACGGGATCGAACGAAACAGCTCGACGTAACCATGGATCGTCCACTGCAACAGACGATTCTTCAGCGTCGCCAGCACCCCGAGAACGACGGAGATCAGGGTAGTGAACAGCAGCACCACCAACGCCAGGCGCAAGGTCATCCACAGGCCCTTGCATACGAAGGCCCAGTTTTCGATCAGAAAATTCATACCGGCCTCAGTGTTGGAAAGGTCGTTGCAAGCGGGCCGAGAGCCGTCCCGTCAACAGCGCCAGGATCCCCACCAGCGCCAGGTAGATGACGCAAATGGCGCTGAACATTTCGATGGCACGAAAATCCGTGGCAATGCGATCCACCGCGACGAAAGTCAGTTCGGCCAGGCCGATGGCCTGCAGGTAGGACGAGTTCTTGAGCAACGAAATGGCCGTGTTCAACATGGCCGGCAAACTGGTCCGAAAGGCGATCGGCAAGGCCACCAGGCAAAAGTAATGACTGGGCTTGAGGCTCAGCGCCACGCTGGCTTCACGCATGCCGTGCTCCACGGTCGCCAGCCCTCCCCGCACGTTCTCGATCTGATAGGCCCCGGCCCAGAGCGACAGGCACAACACCCCCGACCAGAACAGCGACAGCCCCATGCCGATGGCGGGCAACCCATAGAAAATGAAGAACAACTGCACCAGGATCGGCGTGTTGCGGATCAGTTCCACGTACAACGCCACGACCTGCGCCAGCACCGGCACTTTCATTACCCGCGCCGCGCCGCCGAGGACACCCACGAGCAATGAGCAACCGATGGCGAGCACCGACACGCGCAACGTCATCTGCACGCCATCGAGCAGCGCCGGCCACTGGGCCAACAGATAATTGAAGTCAAAATCCATGGTGACGTCCGCTCAAAGGGCTTCGGCAGGCTTGGGCTGCTCGAAGACGCTTATGTAGTAGCTCTGGATGCCCTGGGGCACGAACTGCTGGATCCAGCCACGGAACAGTTTTTCCTCATGCATGCGCGCGATGGCGGCGCTGAGGTAGTCGCGCCATGCCTCGTCGTTCTTGCGCACGCCGATCGCCGCATCGGAAATCTGGAACGGCTCGTTGAGCAAGCGCGCGTCCTTGTCATTGTCTGCCACCACCACAAGCGTCGCCGCATCATGGGTGTAGGCATCGGCGCGGCCCTGGCGGAAGGTCTGCAACGCATCGGCGGCGCTGTTCATGCGCAAGGTCTTGACCCCTGGCATGTGGTCTTCGAACCACTTGGCCTGCACCGAGCCCTTGAGGGTGGCGAGGGTCTTGCCGTTGAGGTCGGCGATTTTCCTGATCGGGCTGTCCTTCTTCACCACCACGTCGCTGGCGCCCCACCGATAAGGCGTGGTGAAGTCGATGACGCGCAGGCGTTCAGGGGTGACGCCCAAGGTCGCGATCAGGAAATCAACCTTGCGCCCGAGCAATTGCGGGACGCGGTTTTCCGCCGTGACGCAGGTGAACGTCACCTTGTCTTTCGAGCCCAGCGACCACAGCGCGATCTGCCTGGCCATCTCCACTTCGACGCCGGCGAACTGGCCACTGCTGTCCTGAAAACCGTAGGGCGGTTGGTCGCAACGCACGCCGGCACGCACCTGGCCGGCCTCCTTGATCTCATCGGGAACCGCAGGCAATCCGCTTGCCCGGGCCTGGGCAACGCCACCCAGCGTCAGGCACGAGAACGCCAGCGCACTGCCAAGAATCTTGAATGAAAACGACATGATGCCTCCTGGTTTACCTATCGGTATCGAGCGGCTGAGGCGGCACGACACCGTGAAAATACAAGGGCAGAAATGAGATAAAGAGCGGCGTTTTTTTATGCTTATGACTGCCGTATGCTCGAACCGCATCGCCGTTCCCGCCTTCGCGCTCACGTCGATGGAAAGATTTATAAAGCCTGTGGCTCATGCAAACAAATGACAATTCATCAGTCATTCATACCAAATTGATATGGGACGCCATGAACTTCAAACAAGTCGAAGCCTTTCGCGCAGTCATGTTGAGTGGCTCGATGACCGCCGCGGCCGAGTCCCTGCATACCTCCCAGCCCAACATCAGTCGTTTGATTGCCCAACTTGAGCGCAACGCTGGTTTCAAGCTGTTCGAACGGGTCGCCGGACGCTTGCTACCCACCGATGAGGGGGCCGCGCTGTTCGCCGATGTCGAGCGGGCGTTCATCGGGCTGCACAGCCTGGAGAAAGCCGCGCAGAACATCCGCCGCGTCGGCACGGGGCGCTTGCGTATCGCCGCGGTCCCCTCCCTGTCGCTGACAGTGTTGCCTCGCGTGATCCAACGCTTTCGCCAGGAGAACCCGGACGTTGCGATCTCGCTCCATACCAACGACTCACCGATGGTTGCCCATTGGACGGCCTCGCAATTTTGCGATCTGGGGCTGGTGTCCTACGTCGGCGAGGACATGCCGGGGGTGGCGACCCGGTTGATCTGCGACGTGCCAGGCGTGTGCATATTCCCCAAGGGTCATCGCCTGAGCGCACTGGCCTGCGTCGGACCGGAGGATCTCAAGGGCGAGGAATTCATTTCTCTGTCGCAAAACGACGGCTCTCGTGCCCGGGTCGACCGGGCGTTCCCCGAAGACCGGGGCCATCGGAAACTGAGCCTGGAAACGCCCTACGCCGCCACGGTTTGCTCGTTGGTGGGTCTGGGCCTGGGCGTCAGCATCGTCAGCCCGATCGTGGCGCTGGAGTACCTGCATACGGGCATCGAAATTCGCCCCTTTCGCCCACAGATACGCTTCTCGACCTACCTGCTGCTACCGGCAGACAGGCCGCAAGGCTTGCTGACACAACGGTTCGGTCAACTGATTCATGAGATGCTCACTGCCGTTGCGAAGGATTGGCAGTGAGCGGCGCCGTCGTGGCCTGGGCACTGCCATGGGCAGAACCAACCTGGACCCGCAACGCAATCAGCAATGCGGCCAGCAGCATCAGCACAGCCGCCGCGACGAATACGCCGGCGCTGCCACCGAGGCTGAACATCGCACCGCCAGCGGCGGCGCCCGTTGCGATGGCCGACTGCACGGACGCCACCACCATGCCCCCGGCGCTTTCCGCCTGATCAGGCACCGCGCTGGCGACCCAGTTCGACCACGCCACCGGCACACCGCCAAAGGCCAGGCCCCAGATCGCCAGCAGCACCGCCTGACCCGGCACCGAGGCCGGCAACAGCACCAACGCCAGTGCGGCAACGCCTACCAGCGCCGGCATCAATACCAGGGTGGCCAGCGGATGACGCTCAAGCAGCCAACCGGCCAACAGCGTGCCGGCGAAGTTCGCCACACCGAAACCCAGCAGCATCAGCGACAGCCCTTGCGCGTCGATGCCGGTAGTCCCTTCGAGAAATGGCCGGACATAAGTGAACATCGCGAAATGTCCGCTGTGCACCAGCACGCAAGCGAACATGCCCATGGCGATGCCCGGGCGCCGCAACACTTCAAGTACAGTGCGCAGGCGTGCCGGCTTGCGTGGCGCAAGGCGCGGCAGCGTGAACGACTGGAAAGCCAGGGTCACCACACCTACCGCCGCCGCTGCAAAGAACGCGCTGCGCCAACCATACAGGCCGCCCAGGTAGCTGCCCAGCGGGACCGCAACCACCGTCCCGATGGCGATGCCGCTGAAAATGATCGAGAGCGCTCGCGGCAACGAAGCCGCCGGTACCAGGCGCATCGCAACCGCTGCCGCCATGCTCCAGAACCCGCCAAGGGCAATCCCCAGCAAGATCCGCATCAGCAACAGCACCGCGAGGCTGGAAGAAACGGCGACCAGTAGATTGGATGCGATCATCAACGTGGAAAAACCCAGCAGCACCCAGCGGCGATCGATGCCGCGGGTCAGGCCAGGCACCAACAGGCCAGCGAACAACGCGACCACGGCGGTCACCGTTACCGCCTGGCCAGCCAGCGCTTCGGACACTCCCAGGTCGATCGCCATCGGCGTCAACAGGCTGGCCGG includes:
- a CDS encoding MFS transporter — its product is MTDCVCNAVPGSRSGVGPDVEPTTPAWMAVFSLAMGVFGLLTAEYLPASLLTPMAIDLGVSEALAGQAVTVTAVVALFAGLLVPGLTRGIDRRWVLLGFSTLMIASNLLVAVSSSLAVLLLMRILLGIALGGFWSMAAAVAMRLVPAASLPRALSIIFSGIAIGTVVAVPLGSYLGGLYGWRSAFFAAAAVGVVTLAFQSFTLPRLAPRKPARLRTVLEVLRRPGIAMGMFACVLVHSGHFAMFTYVRPFLEGTTGIDAQGLSLMLLGFGVANFAGTLLAGWLLERHPLATLVLMPALVGVAALALVLLPASVPGQAVLLAIWGLAFGGVPVAWSNWVASAVPDQAESAGGMVVASVQSAIATGAAAGGAMFSLGGSAGVFVAAAVLMLLAALLIALRVQVGSAHGSAQATTAPLTANPSQRQ
- a CDS encoding amino acid ABC transporter permease; translation: MNFLIENWAFVCKGLWMTLRLALVVLLFTTLISVVLGVLATLKNRLLQWTIHGYVELFRSIPLIVNVFFIFFGAPMLGLDLSPFVAVTTGLTLWGSANGIEIVRGGLESVARHQWKSAWALGLRPWQIYLYVIAPQSMRAILPAYTGLLTMLVQATSLGALVGVGEFLKVGQIIIERDTVMTGVSPAFTVYGLVLLVYFVICSLLSWLSRYLERRLGRPVTRATPEEVSTCKHPKSAGV
- a CDS encoding amino acid ABC transporter permease; amino-acid sequence: MDFDFNYLLAQWPALLDGVQMTLRVSVLAIGCSLLVGVLGGAARVMKVPVLAQVVALYVELIRNTPILVQLFFIFYGLPAIGMGLSLFWSGVLCLSLWAGAYQIENVRGGLATVEHGMREASVALSLKPSHYFCLVALPIAFRTSLPAMLNTAISLLKNSSYLQAIGLAELTFVAVDRIATDFRAIEMFSAICVIYLALVGILALLTGRLSARLQRPFQH
- a CDS encoding transporter substrate-binding domain-containing protein; amino-acid sequence: MSFSFKILGSALAFSCLTLGGVAQARASGLPAVPDEIKEAGQVRAGVRCDQPPYGFQDSSGQFAGVEVEMARQIALWSLGSKDKVTFTCVTAENRVPQLLGRKVDFLIATLGVTPERLRVIDFTTPYRWGASDVVVKKDSPIRKIADLNGKTLATLKGSVQAKWFEDHMPGVKTLRMNSAADALQTFRQGRADAYTHDAATLVVVADNDKDARLLNEPFQISDAAIGVRKNDEAWRDYLSAAIARMHEEKLFRGWIQQFVPQGIQSYYISVFEQPKPAEAL
- a CDS encoding LysR substrate-binding domain-containing protein; this translates as MNFKQVEAFRAVMLSGSMTAAAESLHTSQPNISRLIAQLERNAGFKLFERVAGRLLPTDEGAALFADVERAFIGLHSLEKAAQNIRRVGTGRLRIAAVPSLSLTVLPRVIQRFRQENPDVAISLHTNDSPMVAHWTASQFCDLGLVSYVGEDMPGVATRLICDVPGVCIFPKGHRLSALACVGPEDLKGEEFISLSQNDGSRARVDRAFPEDRGHRKLSLETPYAATVCSLVGLGLGVSIVSPIVALEYLHTGIEIRPFRPQIRFSTYLLLPADRPQGLLTQRFGQLIHEMLTAVAKDWQ
- the argH gene encoding argininosuccinate lyase, with amino-acid sequence MQASKVSRRLKEATAPEVNEYIYRPRLQGFAEGFELLGNINKAHIVMLAEQGLIKDEHAAVLARGVLEMEKAGPGEVALDPSREDAYFNYEAHLIGQIGTDIGGRLHTGRSRNDILATLDRLRCREVLMDLVEALLVVRQTAVNNAEVFADVVMPGYTHLQPAQPITYGYYLSAVEQALARDCKRLTQTLESMNQSPLGAAAFAGTPFNIDRGRTAELLGFDGYLDNALDAVGSRDFILESLSHLSLLAVFWSRVAQDYFVWSTHEFSLIDFPDSVAATSSIMPQKKNPTVLEYLKGRSGHIVGLLMGASISIKGSNFSHTGDGNREGIRGFWEAAEESLRCLKLLDLVLRTATPNIELAVRRAGEDFSTATGLADLIVQEADLSFREAHHVVGGVVRMAMDAGMLAHQIDSAMVDVCALEQLGHALNLPAQKVRDCLDPTANVQARISAGGPSMASLKPSLLRANARIATERQANQARRDRLAAAHERLQAATRARAGL